atttataagtaaatcAGTTTAAACAATTCTGTCATTACAGTTGAAAGTTCTTATATTTGCAGTTATTAATTTTtgcttgcatatatatatatatatgcgtgtgtttgtgtattataaatatatgtgtataaatacatattattttaggTACCAGAGAGCAAGCCTTTGTGTCTTCATTGGCATCTGCTGCTGTTGGCCATACTATAGCGCGCGCTTGCAGTATGGGATCACTTCTTTCCTGTGGGTGTGGGCGCATCCCGCGTGAGCCACCTAACGGAGCCTTCAAGTGGGGTGGATGTGCTGACAATCTGCGTCATGGGTTCAAGTTTGCACGCTCGTTTTGTGACAGCCCTTGGAGGCAGAAGAATAGAACAGACACAACTGAAGCGATTATGAACAGACATAATAATAAAGTAGGAAGGCGGgtaagaaaaataataagttttaatgtCATTTTTGGAAACTGTTGGCTGTAGTAACTTTGCAAAAAAGATATGAGAGCTGTTGCTCAAATGTAAACATTAAACTGAACATTAAAAACGACGAAGTCATACGGAAGATGATAATAAAATAGACACCCTagaacttaatatatctttttcaaaattaaaaaagcaacaTGGCTTCAACCCTCACATAAGTAAAGCGAAACCAAAACCAagcattgtatttatttataaatgtgagTTAAACTGTTCTCgagatttgtttaacaatatttaccaTGTATCTTACCGTTATGGAAATTAAACTGTATGTAATTCTtacattagttattattattaacttttgatCAAAGTAACCGTTCTCGTTGCAACGGTCGGAGCATATTTCTGGACCCATTGTTATTGTTTAGACTAAATAAATAtagtgacaaaaatattttatccgtGTAGCATGCCAGCTTCttaatgttttgaattaagtttTGTAAGCCTTGTTTACGTTAGTAGATTTGGTTATGTTAAAGTGtactttgtgtgtatatatatatatatacactcgtGAAAATGACGTCCTTAGGTTAACACAATAACTCCTATTGATTAACGTTTATGAGTTCGTACTCTCGTTCATAAACAGTGATTCTTATGAACATCTAAACTGTTTATATCAGTAGTATGGAAGACTTAATAATTTCATGCATTTTACTAACATGCTGTTCAATATTAAGTCCAGTTTGTTCGGAAATCATGTTTTGTATCTCATGTGTGTCATGTTCATTTCTACCTGTTCGACTAAGAACGTTAACAATATGAAAACCGATAACAACCCACATAACAAAGCTCTTTTCTTTTTTGAATGTGACGTAAGCGGGAACTAACCAATTTAACTGAAACTTTgacaattattaatttatttaacaaatccGTTTATGTATTCCTGGTTGAATTCTTAAAGGAATTAACGCTCCATTAAAAACTCAAAATCAAGAcacaaaaatatctgtttttgttgtgtttttttagtttgttCTACGCCATCGGTTaatatgttttctttcttatattcGCGCAAGACCACGTGAGGGCTACTTGCATTAGTTGTTCCTAAGTTTGAAACTGATATTCAAGAGGTAAGCTTACTTTAACCGAATTTTCGGATTTAAACGTCGTTCTAGTAATGTGCTCACGATCCCAATATGCCAGTGCACGAACCAGTTAATAAAGCACTTGTACAGCTAGTTTAGTACAAAGTGGTGAAAGCTGTACTCCTTCTGAAGAATGTTTTATAGAAGTTGAGACAACTCCAATCAGATTACAACATTATTAGTCCATAGTGGTTTAAGGTTTTGCCCCTTTTTCCTTGTTATTACATGTCATATGGCTGGATTATTCAGAATATAGGCATATGTTATTACAACTAGTGAGGCTGAATGTATCTTTATGTTCTGACAGATAGCACGTGCTAGTGTAATCACACAGTGTAAGTGTCATGGTGTGTCTGGATCCTGTAATATTAAGACATGTTGGAGAGCATTACCTAAACTCTTGGAGGTTTCGGACTTCTTGAAAAGAAAGTATTATATCGCAACTGAAGTTGTTAGTCAATGGAGAGGGAAACGACGGAAGCTAATTCCAGCTAATAGTCAAATGGGAATGTACGGAAAGAATGATCTAATTTTTATTACCAAGTCACCAGATTATTGTCTACCGAATCCAAAAGTTGGTTCTTTAGGCACAAGAGGGCGGTAAGTTGGAAATTCTAGTATGTAATTAAATGTTCACGAACAatcaaatatatgtatgtttatatacgTTGTGTATATTCTGCAAGGctcgtaaatatttttttaaaaaatgaaccaAATGAATTACCAACAACTTTAgtataattaaatttacaaatatataacttttattaattatgtaattatattaattattttcttgcaTGGATAGTTAAAATTACAActcttattctttgttttatttttcacctaaACCCCATTTTAACGAAGTAAGAAACGTCGTTTGGGTTACATGAACAAATCTGAAAATTTAACAGTTTCCAGCTATAAGCTCAAAAGATTTGCTGTCATTAAACCTCTTCGTCCCTAAACCAGTAACTCTTAGAGTTTGAAACACTAGAGCGCAGAGagccaacaacaaagaaacaaaactatcaTTAAAGGGACATAACACGATTGTTagagggctcggcatggccaggtggttaaggcactcgactcataatccgagggtcgcgggttcgactccccatcacaccaaatatgcttgccctttcagccgtggtacgttataatgtaacggccaatcccactatttcttggtaaaagaggagcccaagatctggcggtgggtggtgataactagctgcttcccttccctctagtcttatgctgctaaattagggacggctagcgcagatagccttcgagtagctttgcgcgaaattcaaaacaaaacaaaccattgttAGAGTTACATGTTATTATGACTAAGttttacacattctcttgtctttAAGACAGTTTTATACAGACATTTcggttaaaataatttttgaaacaaaattgtaTGAAAACTGAAACAagggttattattaataataagctATTATAAACGCTTTACAATTACCtaaaacatacaatattttattatattcaatcTTTGCAaaagatacacacacatatattgtttatttttgctcTTTGTTATGTGATTTGTCATTGcattctttaaattttgttgtaaacaaatatgtctcttatacactactggccaaaatcttaagcaGTTGCCCTGCTGAAATATCCAAGGATTTCCACACAAgagagggccttcagtcaataagtatgctctctctaacatgccagtgtagccagctgatgtttgacgcctctgtataacctgaagctccattgttccatggaaaaagaaagcaccccagatcatgatggaacctcctccactgtgtcgtttagaaaatgtctctggtgggatatccttatagTGCCAGTAACactggaagccatctgaaccatccaggttaaatttttttctcatcagagaacaaaaccttcgtcgactcttctacgtcccatgtttggtgcttctcagcaaagtttaaccaagctgtttcgtggtgtggaaggaggcgtggcctttgaagacatttgaggtttttaaagcctttctctcgtagatgccatcttattgtttttgagctgcattctccttccgtaagggtcttaatctggtccGACGATCGGATGGTGTCTTgacggacaacccgtcgaatcctcctgctcaacgccggcgaaattttctttgtccgaccacttaaaattctcgttccgtatccctcagggtcttttacgaaattttcaacagcagttttactatgcccaatctcaccagcgatggcacattgagagagaccttgcttttgcagcagaacaattctgccacgttcaaactctgtcaaccttttagcctttgccatgtttttacccaatgtaacacaggaaatgtcagtgggagatgttgacatcGCTAATGcctgaacacaaatgactaaatttcgttacatgtttaccgattaacgcctcgtttcaatatggtcttaaacttttgaccagctagtatttaggctaatttcacagtgttcacattttccctattaaatgctaaaaaagttttgtttatttttccttttcttattttcatctttcgaagctctactcaaataagtggttgagtctaacaatgcaaaatgcatatttttttcttcatgttcattggttttaagattttggccagtagtgtatgtCTATTTCTATTTGTtgaagtaataaattttaatacaacatGCATAAATATAAACTCAACTTATTTTCTCAATTGCATCTCTTCCACGATGTAGAGCtagaaaatttgttttgaattaagcacaaaactacacaatgggctatctgtggtctgcccaccacgggtattgaaacacggtttttagcgttgtagctCTTCAGACATACCGCGGAGCCACAGGGCGGCAGAGCTAGAGGAAATATTGCCTTTAAAAAAGGcgcgtttttatttttgtttttctcattcttttCTTCCCCTTCCCCCAGTGgcgcagcggcatgtctgcggacttatactactagaaactgggtttcgatacctgtaatggacataactcagatagccctttcagtagctttttgcttaataacaaacaacaactttcatTTTTTATCGGCcaagtaaatgtttttgtttctcacaGTATGTTTCTTCTAAAGAGCTGTTGTTTATACAGTATACTTTTATGGGCTATTTGTGCACTCGAACCTCTCCGACAGCAAAATGTTTGAAGAAAATActgaaatttgaagaaaaaaaattatattgtgaaTGTTATTGGACATCAAGGTGTTGTTagcttattttctttataattttgctTTTCGGTCTTACAAATtgtgtatatatttctctacGGTTTACGTGATTCTTCTATATGAGAAGTTCCATGGGAAAACTTCAACGTATGAGAAAAACATGCGATCACAGGAAAAcgatttgaaatttattattttctacggGTACCATGTGACAGATAAAGAAGGTCGTAGGTTCACGTACACACCAAGACATAGAATAAGCTTAAGCGATAAAGACATCCTTTTTAACCATTGAGCCAATTTGTGATTTTGTGATTTTCTTTAGTTGCAATACAACAGGTTGTCGTGCCTTCACGTTTTGAGATAACACGCTTGCCGCTGGCAAATGTTGAAGGCACACCAATTTGAAAAAACATGACTGTTCAACTAATTCAGCCTTCAAGGTGTTCGGTCAAAAATAATGAGTGTATTCATTCCCAGGTATTAGTAAATTGAACAGAAGAATCCATTCTTAACGTTTCTGAAGGAAAATTCTTCGTTTCCTTTCAGCGGGTGGCTTAATGAGCACATCCAGGTGCAAGTTCATTTGATG
Above is a genomic segment from Tachypleus tridentatus isolate NWPU-2018 chromosome 11, ASM421037v1, whole genome shotgun sequence containing:
- the LOC143232484 gene encoding protein Wnt-11b-2-like encodes the protein MQTSVFTIDLVLLLLISHVVALQWLAIGKTQVMWNKKAHCTHARRQKLLHGNQGRLCKRNMEVMSLITNAARTTMKTCQETFADRRWNCSSINFVPNLMHDLTAGTREQAFVSSLASAAVGHTIARACSMGSLLSCGCGRIPREPPNGAFKWGGCADNLRHGFKFARSFCDSPWRQKNRTDTTEAIMNRHNNKVGRRIARASVITQCKCHGVSGSCNIKTCWRALPKLLEVSDFLKRKYYIATEVVSQWRGKRRKLIPANSQMGMYGKNDLIFITKSPDYCLPNPKVGSLGTRGRLCNESSSETFGCDSMCCGRGFRIETIEKLERCHCKYYWCCYVKCKACRIWVQQQKCY